ATAAAAAGGGCGCGGTGGAGTGGGATATCCTGAAAAAATGGGCCCCTGGCATTGCGGTTGGGGCGGTGTTGGGGATGCTGACGGTGTCGTCGCTGCGCTCATCTACCCTGCAAGGCATCTTTGGGTTTCTGGGTATTTTTATTGGGTTTTACATGGCGTTCGGCAAGGCCACATGGCGCTTGGGCGATGAAATGCCCTCGGGCCTCAAACGGATCGCAATTTCCCCTTTCGTTGGGTTTCTCAGTGTCCTGATGGGCATTGGCGGTGGTAGCTTTGGCGTGCCGCTGATGAGTTTGCACGGTATTGCCATTCACCGCGCGGTGGCTACGGCGGCTGGTTTTGGTGTGATTATCGCGTTCCCTTCGGTGATCGGGTTTCTGTTTGTGGACGTCGCCGCCGACAGTGCGCCGCCGTTTACACTGGGCGCTGTGAATATTCCTGCGTTTCTTGTGGTGATTTCCATGACGCTCATTACCGCGCCCATTGGGGCGAAATTGGCGCATCGGCTAGATGCAAAAATGCTCAAGCGGATTTTCGCGGTGTTCTTGATTGTTGTCGCGACGAACATGTTGCGCAAAGCGGCGGGATACTAAATCTAGCCACGTTCCTTGAGGCGCGCGGCACGACCACCCCGCCGTTGCTTGAGCAACTCGATACGCGGGGGCAGGGCGTCTAAAATGGCCTGCCGACCCGCCGCATCCATCCCGCTCCAGTCGGCGATTTCATTCAAAGTGCGCAAACACCCCGTGCAAATTTCGGCCTTGGAATGGATCACACAGATGTTGATACAGGGCGATTCAGGCTCGTCTCGTTTCCAAATATCCGTCATTGGCGCCTCAGGTGGCTCAATCGGTCCAACGCGCCCTGAAGGATAAATCCAGCCGCCACATGGTCGATCACATCGGCGCGTTTGGCCCGTGACACATCCGCAAGCAACAGCGCGCGCTCGGCGGCGACGGTAGACAGGCGCTCGTCCCAATAGGTGATGGGCAGGGGGGTGAGCCGTTCCAAATTGCGCGCAAAAGCCCGCGTTTTTTGACAGCGCGGCCCCTCAGAGCCATCCATATTGCGTGGAAATCCAAGGACAATGCCGCCGACTTCGTTTTTGGCCAGCAAGGCCAGCAGCGCTTCAGCGTCGAGGGTGAATTTCTTGCGACGGATGGTTTCAAGCGGGGTGGCGATGTTGAGCATGCGATCCGAGAGCGCCACACCGATGGTTTTGTCGCCAAAATCCAAACCCGCAATCGGGCGCATGGTCGGCACTTGCGGCGCGAACTCTTCGATCAGTTCTAAAATCATTCCGTAACGCCCGTTTCAAATCCGGAGTCTGCACCTACTTGCGCGATGATTTGCGCGTCTTGTGGGTTGTTTGCAAAGGTTTCCTTGGCGACGTCATAGGCTTGTTTGGCAACGTCATCTTTGCCCAGAACACTGGTGGCACGAATGTACTGCGCCCATTCTTGGGAGGTGGCATCGCCCGCTTCGAGCTTGCCTTTGAGGTTCTCGACCATCCCCAAGATCATCTCTTGGCGATCCT
This Falsihalocynthiibacter arcticus DNA region includes the following protein-coding sequences:
- a CDS encoding sulfite exporter TauE/SafE family protein encodes the protein MTDLIQYVPALILLLVIGAFAGVMAGLLGVGGGIILVPAFYYAFDALGYSGDQLMQVCLATSLATIIVTSMRSVSSHHKKGAVEWDILKKWAPGIAVGAVLGMLTVSSLRSSTLQGIFGFLGIFIGFYMAFGKATWRLGDEMPSGLKRIAISPFVGFLSVLMGIGGGSFGVPLMSLHGIAIHRAVATAAGFGVIIAFPSVIGFLFVDVAADSAPPFTLGAVNIPAFLVVISMTLITAPIGAKLAHRLDAKMLKRIFAVFLIVVATNMLRKAAGY
- a CDS encoding DUF1289 domain-containing protein; translation: MTDIWKRDEPESPCINICVIHSKAEICTGCLRTLNEIADWSGMDAAGRQAILDALPPRIELLKQRRGGRAARLKERG
- the ruvX gene encoding Holliday junction resolvase RuvX, whose product is MILELIEEFAPQVPTMRPIAGLDFGDKTIGVALSDRMLNIATPLETIRRKKFTLDAEALLALLAKNEVGGIVLGFPRNMDGSEGPRCQKTRAFARNLERLTPLPITYWDERLSTVAAERALLLADVSRAKRADVIDHVAAGFILQGALDRLSHLRRQ